The following nucleotide sequence is from Nomia melanderi isolate GNS246 chromosome 10, iyNomMela1, whole genome shotgun sequence.
atgaatgggTTGAAACgtacattatttaaatttatattacaaatgaatCATTTACAACAGAAAATTCTGAAAGATGAAATAGTGTCCCAACAAGATGCTAACAATTTGGTGTTCATTATTAGTTGTGTTCTTAGCAAGTTGAGGGAAGaaatcaatgaaaaagaaaagaattttacgaATTTATCGAAACTTGAAGAAACTATAATAAGtaccaatttaaataaaaatgattcacAGTTACAAAATATGGTACCTTCAAGTTTTAACAattcacatttttttaaaaaaccaTTCAGTATAGTAAAAAAAACCGTAGGAGATAATATAAATCATGTAGAAAGTAATTGCACACAGCTGAATTCAAATgatggaaaaaagaaagataatttaCCATTGAGAATCAGTATTACCTCTACTCCTACATCTCAGAATTGTAAAACGGATACTAGTATATGGAACAACCAAAGCTTTATATCTATTTTGAgtagattaaaagaaattacgATCATTAAGAAACCAGTAGAAAAACCTATTGGCAATTCCAAAAGCAcagaaaataacaaaatgaatatGGATATTGTAAATCAAAAGCAAATTAATCAATATCCTGTTAGAATTGGCAGTCCTAAAATTGTTATAGCTGATCATACTGTCACCACCAAACAGGCCTCAATGAAAAACAAACGTACATTAAATAGAACTTCATCTCTATTATTGGATTGTGACAatcctataaataataatgtgaaCAATAAATGCAgcataacaaatttgtatcCTGTAAGAAGTCATCATGTGCAACAAAGTTATAAAAACAAAACGAGTATAATAAATACAGATATGAATGAAGATGGTAGGGGATCAAGATCTTTACCTTCAAGTAATTACAGTTCAGATGATCAGACAGTTTGTAATCTTCAATCAACAAACCTACATCATTGTAATGTACATGGAGCAATTACAATAGACCATaccaacaatttttttaatgaacataGTACAAATAAGAATAGcacagaaaatgttcaaatggaTCAGGAAATATTatcattatcttcaaatgactCAAGTATATTTTCTGCTTATATTATTCCTACTGAACTAAACAAGTTAAGCAAAAATTATTCTCGGAAAATGAGCTTAATGACAGTCAACAATAATAGAAATAAGATAGATAAAAAGTTGTTAATGACTTGTAAAGTATTAGTAGAGAAACATAAAATCTGATAAaaacattaaacaaattgacAATAAAATTAGTATGATGGATACAGTAAAATTGTTAAACTGTTCAGTACAATGAaagttatttttcataaaactataacaGCATATtctacgaataaaaataaaagggaaATATCATATACAGAAGCATAGTTCAAAAAATGTTtcagttaaaaaaattataataagaatacaaaacaacaatagatcaattttcatttgacaAAATCGTTCTTTAAAGTagaattaacataaataaatatcaccAATCTGTTTTTATATTGCACCCAACAAAAGTGGTTCGCTGTTTCGTATTCGTGTGTATTACATCGAAATAATTAGTGTAAGTTGAAAAGTATTACATAATTGTgttttacatatataatttttatatatttttatacattatataatcatatattattatttccttacatattattatataatagtatctaATTAATAAGGTGATATAAGTGAGATGATTTTTtagattaatcaaatattttgggTGATCAATacgatattgtaaataaattgaatctttaaagtaataaatatggcATGATATATTCAAGTAAAGCTTGATCTCACACGTACCTGAACAACGCGACAGTTAAATCTTGCACTACACTCAACGTAGCCACATTGCCAATGCTTTCGGACAAGATTGACGATGTCTCTGTACCTACTTCCGGAAGCTGCTGCGGGCGATAATTCGTCTTGCTTGTTTCCGACTACTAACAACggtacacctctcatgtctcgtGCTTCGTAAATTTGCTCCCGCAATGTTCTAATGTactgcgaaacaagaaaaaacgGTATTCTAAAGTGAAAGATAACAAAAATTAGTCTCTATAAGACACAGTTCTTGTTATCAAAGTATTTCTGCTCATATGTAATAAAAGGAATATTCGAAGAAGTGAATTAATTTTTCGTTgcatttaatttattcgaaagcTTCGGGAACGAAATATAATACAAACCCAGTGTGCAACTTTTTGTAAACTTCGGGATCATGGATAGTCTTGACTAGAACTTTCAACATTAAACCGAAGGGAAGGAAAATAACACTCGGACAGCTTTCGCAGAGacagtttcaataatattaagaCTTTGCGGTGTACAGTGAGTGTTACTGAAAATTGCACACCTTCGTATCTACGAAACTTCTGTTTACAAACTGTTTCCATTATGTAGTttagatttaaattatttatatacaaatacattaatgcatttttattcaatatatgcCTAACAATTGCTATTTAGAAGTTATACTTATATAAGatgtatttaacatatttgGAAATAACGTACCAAAATCGTTAATTGAAAACCTTATAGATTGATAAAACTAGGAAACTCCTGATATTATTCTATCTAACAGTTAGCTATACCATTTCTTGTTTCATTCaaatgttttacataattgaaagtattaaatgattattttcatAGACATATTTCATAGAttacaaatctattttattggCATAGAAGCATGTTATTTGCATGGATGACAATAactgagactttggtttttaaaatttacatttcgtaACATAGTGTACATACCAGATACATCGTCTTTCGCGATCTGGGTCGCTCAAAGTCTTATCCACAAActtaataattcgaatttttaaattattcctcAGGATATATGCGATCGAATTTTCTAAACATGTTTTGTAGAATTTCTTTCCGAGTCCTTCGGTCTGTTAACCGCTCAATTAAATCAGATAAACGAGGTTCTATTGTAGTTCGAAAAATATGCTGTATCAGTTAAGTATAGCATTTTACATACCTGAAACGTATCCTGATTGCTGAGATCGAATACGAGCACATAGGCGTTCGCACTTCGCAGGCCGCAATAACGGAAGTCCGTCCATTCGAGGTGTGAGTTGACCGGAAAATACGGTATTGTCGGTAGATCCGTGATTTTTAGTTCGTACAGTCGGTCAGCGAGTACCACACTCGGATAGAAAGTCTCCCTGCGTTCGGTTGGCTTGTATTCCTCGGAAAATTCGCTCCACACGAATTGCTGTAACGCACAAACGATGGAACACCGGTAACACTTTCCCGATCCAAGCAATTTGCGTTTGTTGACAGATAGGAAAGCAATTGCTTTAAAATTTTCGCACGCATCGACGGCCTATTCGAATATTTCCACTGGTAAAACTCGGTTTATTGAAACTAGTGAATTTCAGTCAGCTATTgtaatagttttaaaatatactacataaaaaatttttgattaaataatCTAAGAAATGATCGATAGTTTATTCGAAAActatttattctgtaattattattatatagaacaGGATGTTAAGAATAAATAGGTCATTATGAGCTGAAATTGGCATCGCAGTGTCAAAGCgagtttattgtttattttaaaaaatatttagtatttattgtttggtattttttaataatattcgtaaCTCGCAGTTAAACtttatttctatcattttaGTGCACTtatcattgaataaattattatatttcgcataaatattcatatcctTTTGTATACTGATAATACGTCATGATAGATTATTTTAAACACGACttttcattgcaaatatttttccttgagaattgtttctattttatttgattcgttatttatattatcaCAGAGTGTgttggaaaattatttaaatcgagCAAATTGGAATGTGTTCTCTGTAACAGAAGAACTGGATCAAATAAACAAAACGTAATatggaaatgtaatttttcattaatatctcatatattttccatttccaaatatttaatttttcatcagctaaaaaaaagtaataaactaaaaaactaCGACATTGAACGAAATGTCCCATATATTGCCGATTAAACATTCTACAACTCTTTTCTGTGACTTCTCATTTCCTCGGCACTCGACAGTTGCCATCTATAACCGGAAATTCTTTCCGGAAATGAAAGGAAGTCATTCGCGTCTTATGCAGCAGCGTTCGTTACTACCAGATTGAGAATCTTTGGCTTCCTTTTATAGCTAACGAATGAGgcgattttacaatttcatgGTTTGTAATTTAcagtgtaattaaattttgatttcctTTAAGCTCATGTgtctcaaataaaaatgttttcatgcGCATTTTACGGTTCATGTAAAACCACAGTAAACCATTAGCCCGTACTAGATAACATCGATATTCAAAGGAGAATTAGGCTGTCATGTATTTAGAACACATATAAAATTATCAGAAGCTATAAaagttacaattttatacagattgtTCTTTGCACGAATTATAagtaaattcttttattagattttttctGACTTTTGCACGTTAGTTAACAGTATCCATTTTATCACtcagtttttgaaaaattctgtaaAGTGAACAAAGATGAAATACTTGTGCTGAATttgataatgaaattcaataataaatagtgaataatttagTAGTAATTAGTAATGTCAATAGAATAATGGGGCAATCctttgttaatgaaaatataattgatttcTTAATTGAGAATCGCAAGAGTCATTAGTATTTCAGCTCTGTTAATGCAGGTTTAAGACATTATAAACTAGGAATCTTGA
It contains:
- the LOC116429795 gene encoding uncharacterized protein LOC116429795, whose amino-acid sequence is MASKNKNLKLKTKIFDFDSDDSCEFIIPFKKMRKGPVEETQIQLSSKLNDNNSMNKVKHNIVLTTNRDKFENTERSNLLKLNKPKVNESQNVEVINNRNESQLNDNVNSNLIESSKSKKQSLVDLPRNNISQNDKTEIMHNQEIQSENNVDGYTSNILENKVKFQKALNFKAFVVKIMNGLKRTLFKFILQMNHLQQKILKDEIVSQQDANNLVFIISCVLSKLREEINEKEKNFTNLSKLEETIISTNLNKNDSQLQNMVPSSFNNSHFFKKPFSIVKKTVGDNINHVESNCTQLNSNDGKKKDNLPLRISITSTPTSQNCKTDTSIWNNQSFISILSRLKEITIIKKPVEKPIGNSKSTENNKMNMDIVNQKQINQYPVRIGSPKIVIADHTVTTKQASMKNKRTLNRTSSLLLDCDNPINNNVNNKCSITNLYPVRSHHVQQSYKNKTSIINTDMNEDGRGSRSLPSSNYSSDDQTVCNLQSTNLHHCNVHGAITIDHTNNFFNEHSTNKNSTENVQMDQEILSLSSNDSSIFSAYIIPTELNKLSKNYSRKMSLMTVNNNRNKIDKKLLMTCKVLVEKHKI
- the LOC116429804 gene encoding ras-like protein family member 10B; the encoded protein is MDRSCKENDPVFMQSLQGNRRLLELDLDYLERRGGESITCENAESGSKEEESPADTLDRVKVVFLGAPGVGKSSIIRQFVWSEFSEEYKPTERRETFYPSVVLADRLYELKITDLPTIPYFPVNSHLEWTDFRYCGLRSANAYVLVFDLSNQDTFQYIRTLREQIYEARDMRGVPLLVVGNKQDELSPAAASGSRYRDIVNLVRKHWQCGYVECSARFNCRVVQVFRELMKGIQAVEGRPPSPTSAPSQPLRAHPHDTGEKCTLL